TTATTATGCACGGTCATCTTTCTTCCTTTCACCAGTTCGGCTACAGGAGAGAACAACCACAAGCCGTGGCAAATCACTCCCTTAACGATGTCCTTGCGCGCAAATACTTTTTGCAAGAACACACATGCAGGAGGAAGCTTCGTCACATCTTCGGTATACCGAAGACGGTCTGACACCATACCTGCAGGCACGATAATAGCTGCATAATCATTAAGAGCCTCATCATCAAGCGCCTCAAAGCTCTCATTACAATAAAACGGTGCCCTGAATTCATGCCCGCTAAACGTAATGCCCTCGTTGCCCCAAAGACGGGACAGAAAATGAACCTCATACCCGGCTTCCTTGAAACGGAACTGATAATAGAAGATTTCATTTTCATAGAAATCGCTTTCTATAAGTATTCCTATCTTATTTTTCATCATCAATCTTTTTCTTGATAGTCAATATATTTTCATTACCTACATGTTCATACGACACGTTATCCATCATCTGAACCGTAAGGAAGATTCCAAGTCCCCCTATCTGGCGTTCTTCCAGCGGAAGAGAAACATCCGGCATATCCCTTTCCAACGGATTGAACGGCACACCTCCATCAATAAACTTCAGCGTGATGCATCCGTCGGCCTTCTCTATCTGAATCTTCAGATAACCTTCCACGCCTTCAGGGTAAGCATAACTTACCACATTGACCACCAGTTCCTCGCAAACCAGATGAATGGCATACAATTCCTTGGTGCATGATGCCACCTCCCCGGTCTGGAGGATGGCATCAATGATTTCTTCCGTTCTGCCTGCAATAGGCTTGAAAACCAATTCTTTCATAGCATTACCTGCTTACTTGCTTACGAAAGAAATGTAGTTCTGCAGACCTGTCATTTCAAACACGCTACGGATATCAGCAGCGCAATTCACAAACTCAATTACAGGGTTTCCGCCCAATTTCTGCTTGGCAAAAATAATGGTACGTATACCGCTACTGGCAATATAAGCCAGCTTGGTGGCATCAAAGACAACTTTTTCTATGCCCTTGCCTTTGTATCCGTTCAATTCTTCCATAAGGGCAGGAGCATTGCCTGTAGTAAGCTGGTCACCTAAAACGATAGTCAAGGTATTACCTTCCTGATTGATTACAAATTGATTATCCATATCTTTTTAATTTATAATTTTACAATTTACTATTTACAGTTTTCTATTTCCCAACCAAAATCATGATAGAACGCGGCCCTACCAGGATTTCCTGCTGGTTTTCAATCATACACTCTTCTCCCGGTTCGCAAATATCGTCCGGAGCAGCCATTTCCGTATTGGCAAATACATGCCATGCCATGCCTTCGGGCAATTGCGGGAGTTCGAACCCATGCATGTCCCAATGCATATTCATGGCTACATAAATAAAATCATCAGGCACCCCGTCTGTCTCCGCATACCGTCCGTTCAGCATAAAGGCTGCGGTCAGATTGTTATATCCGGTATCAGGACGCCATGCTTTTACACCGTGCCATGAGAAATCGGGATATCCCAGATTACGGTAATCACAATGCCCGAAATGATATTCGAAACGCAATGCTTTATGAGCCTGACGGAAGCGGATAATCTTACGGAAGTAATTATAAATGTCCTCATTCTTCTGCAGATTCGTCCAATCGAGCCATCCGATTTCATTATCCTGACAATAAGCATTGTTATTTCCATATTGGGTATTCCCCATTTCGTCACCCGATAATATCATCGGAATACCCTGGCTTACCATCAACAAGGATATTGCATTCTTTATCTGTTTATGACGCAGGTAGTTGATTCCCGCATCTTCACATTCGCCTTCCCAGCCGCAATTCCAGCTATTGTTATTGTCTTCTCCATCCCGGTTGTCCTCGCCATTCGCTTCATTGTGCTTGCCATTATACGATACAAGATCCATCAATGTAAATCCATCATGTGCTGTAATAAAGTTCACACTTGCCTTAATGCCTCGGTTTTGAGAGGCATACAAGTCGGCTGAACCTGCGATACGTTCTTTCACATCGCCCAATACATGTTCGTCACCTTTCAGGAACCTGCGGATGCTATCCCGGTATTTCCCGTTCCATTCCGCCCAGCGCCCCCATGAAGGAAATGCACCTACCTGATACAAGCCTCCGGCATCCCATGCCTCAGCTATCAATTTGGTTTTACCCAAAATAGGGTCATGAGCCAATGACTCCAGCAAAGGCGGATTAGGCATCGGACATCCATTCTGGTCACGTCCCAAGATAGCCGCCAAATCGAAACGGAATCCATCCACGTGATAATCGGTTACCCAATAACGCAAGCTTTCTACAATCATATCCCGCACATTGGGGTTATTGCAATTCAACGTATTGCCGCACCCGCTGAAGTTAAAATAATAACCTTCCGGAGTCAACATGTAATAAGTCTTATTGTCAATACCCCGATACGAGATATAAGGCCCATTCTCATTCCCTTCTGCCGTATGGTTGAAAACCACATCCAGGATAACTTCAATACCATTCGCATGAAGTTGCTTGATAAGATTTTTCAATTCATCCACCTGCATACCGAAACGCCCGGTAGATGCGTATGCGGCTTTAGGGGCAAAGAAGCCTACATTGCTATATCCCCATACGTTGTAAAGCATATGCCCATCAACCGGAGAAGGCTTGCTGTTCTCAAATTCGTCAAACTCATGAATCGGCATCAATTCCACGCAATTCACGCCTAACTCCTTCAAATAAGGAATCTTTTCGGCTATGCCGGCAAAGGTTCCGGGATGCTTTACATTCGCATCCGCACCGCATGTAAAATTACGGACGTGCATTTCATAGATGACCAGTTCATTTACCGGAGTTTCCAACGGAAGGTCGTCTTCCCAATCAAAGTCATCACAAACCACACGGGCACGGTATTGATATACATTGTCCCAATCGGGCTGGGCACCCCATACGTCACGTCCTGCAATCAACTTGGCATACGGGTCCATCAAGATTTTCGTCTTATCAAAACGATGACCTTCCTTCGGATTCCACGGCCCGTCCATCCGATAACCATATTCGATATTCTCGAAATCCAAATCGAAGACCATCATCGAGAATACATTTCCCATCTTAAATTCCTTCTGGAAAGGTATTTCGACAAACGGTTCCGGTTCATGATTATGGAAAAGAACCAACGTACAATCCGTAGCGTAACGGGAATAGACCGAAAAGTTTACAGCATTTCCCATTACGGTAGCCCCGAAAGGATAAGGACGCCCTGTACGCAATTTCAATCCTTTATACTCATGTGTCGGGAATAAATCTACTCGCTGCATACTTACCCTATTTGACTTTGACATTCTTCTACCGTATCGAAGTATTTAAAGAAATGTTCGAAGCCTGTAATAGCCATTACTTCCCTCACCTCTTTAGATACACCTACCAAGTACACATTCAAGCCATTGGATGCAGCTACTTTATAAGCATAAAGCATGACACGCAATCCGGCACTCGATACATACTTACATTCAGACAAGTCCAAAATCACACTTTTGTTTTCATCCAAAATAGACAATATGACTTGCTGTTCTTCTTTGCTGGATGAAGCGTCCAACACAGAACCTACTTTATGAACTTCCGCACTCATCTTTTTCAATCTTTAGGAACAATAACGACTTTGACTTTCGGACGATATTCTACGGCAGGCAGCTGTATGGTCAACTTATCTGCATCGAAATTCTTCCATTCCCGTCCGTCAATCCATACTTCCTGCAATTTCACGCTTCCTACAGGCAAGATATCGGGTTGTACACGCAATACATTATCCTTGAAACCATTTACCATAGGTTTGAAATATAAGGTCAACGGTTTCTTGGTATTCAGCAAATTGGTATAAGTAGCTGCCAGATAAGCTAATTCTACTGAATGGTAAGCACTCATCGAGTGGCTTCCCTTCTTACGTTCCGTACCCAGCAGGTAAGGCAAGCCATTAGCCAATACATTGAAATAAACGGCTCCGTCTTCATGGTCAAGGAAATAAGTATTATAGAAGGCAGCTGATTCACGTGCATATTTCAAATATTCCTCTTTGCCATAGATACCATACAGAATCTCGTATGCCAAAATCGCCTGCTCCTGTTGCCACCATGCCTTACGGTCGTGCCATGCGAAACGATAATATTCTTGATTGCCATGCAAACGGCGTTCCATCACATCATACCAACCGCCACGCTGTACGTCCAAACCTACTTGAGGCATGACCTCTGCAATGTGCTGGGCAAATTCTTCATACGATTTCTTCGGGCAGATGCTATTGATACGCATCAAGTTCCATGCAATCTTCAGATTATGCCCCACTACCGCACGGTCTTGTTGCCATCCCCATGTCAGGTCATGACTCCAATCGTCCATAAAACGCTCATTTACAAACGGGCTATTCTCATAATCCGGGAAATGTGTAGTGATAGTATCGGCTGTATATTCCAAGAAATCCTTGTATTTCTTTTCCTCAGTAGCCAGATACAAGTTAATCAAATAAGCAGGAGCATGATCACCTACAGAGTTCCAGTTCTTACGCATCCGGTTCGGGCCAAGGCTTGAACTGTCCGGACTCAACAATACCGGGTCTATATGCGAATAATATCCTTCTCCTTTCTTATCCTTGAAGAAACGTTCGAAAAGGTCGATAGTCAATTCAGCATCGCGCAAAATAGAAGGGTCACCGTTCACACGGTAAGTCTGAATCGGACCAGCCAATGCATAAATCTGCTCATACATCGGGATGGCATCGTAATCATCGCCAAACTCAGAAGTAAAGATTTTCTTTTCTTTGTCCCCATCAATGTCAATGCCATGATACCAATAAACCACATTCTCATCTACATCGTAGAAACGCATGTGTTTTTTCAGGTATTCCACACCTTTTTCAGCTGTTTCCAAGAAAATGTCTTCACCTGTCAGCATAAAAGCGGAAGCCATACCGTAAATCATACGTGAAATCGTATCGGTTTCCTGGCGGAAAGAGTTCACTTCCCGTTTGCCGCCCAGGCTTACCGCCGTACGGTATTTTTCATAATCGATTTCACCATCACCGAACTGCGCACGGACAAAAAAGTTACAGATACTTTTTGCCTGATTAGCCCACCAGTTGGATTCTTCAAAACGGAACTTACCTAATTCTCTTTCCGGAAAATCTATCTGTTTTGCTTCAAATGTATACTGCCCGTCATGTTGGGGATAGAAAATACCAAAGACAAAAGCCATACGGCCATTTTGAGACAAAAGCTGATAAAGATTACCAGTAGCATCCTGGTAAGGTTCGTCCAAATTACGCATCAAACGCGCAAATGTAGTATCTGTTAACAATACAGGGAAAGAACGTTTATCTGTTGTTGTCAACGTAAAACATTTCTCACTTTCATTAAAATCGCTTACATATCCGGCAATCAGATCTGTAAATTCAAACTGCATCTTATCGGCAGGTTTGAATACTTTAAAATTGTCTTTCATAAAAAAAGGTCTTTTATTGTACTACATGTGTTATTTCAATCGTTTCAATATCAACATCGTAATGTCATCGCTTTGAGGTTCGTTCCCGACAAAATCCTTCAAGTCTTCCAAAATAGCTTCCGCTATTTCTTCGCTCCCTGCACCCGGTACACTCTTCAAGGTTTTCTCTAATCCGCTTTCCGAAAACATTTCCCGGTTTTCATTAAAGGCTTCTGTCACACCATCGGTGTAGAGAATCAACGTGTCTCCCGGCTCCAAAGTCAAGCTCGAATTTGTATAGACAAAATCATCAAATACGCCTACGATAAAATTCTTGGAAAGCGGTAATGGTTCTACGGTATTATTCTTACGCAATAAATACGGAGGATTGTGCCCTGCATTCGTATAGTCCACCTCGCCGGTCTTGATATTGTAAATACCATAAAAGACCGTTACAAACATCGAGTCAAGACTTTCGTTACACAACAATTTATTAGCATAATTGATGCATTCATGAGAAGGGACTCCCCTGATGCCTGTAGCACGAATCAATGTCCGGCTTACTGCCATAAACAAGGATGCCGGGACACCTTTCCCCGATACATCGGCTATTACAAAGCCGATTCGTTCTTCGTCTATCTGGAAAAAGTCGTAGAAATCTCCACCCACATCTTTCGCCGGAGTCATTGAGGCATAAATGTCAACAACATCAGCCAACTTAGGGAATGGCGGAAATTTACGAGGCAATATAGCCTGCTGAATCTCACCAGCCACCGCTAAATCATTTTTAATAGACTCCAACTGATCATGTTCATTCTGCGATTCTCTGACAAAATTTATTTGCTCAATCGCCTTTTCTATCGTGCGTGACAAATCATCCAAATCAATCGGTTTAGTAGCGAAATCAAATGCACCGTTGTTCATCGCCGAACGGATGTTGTCCATATCGCCGTATGCAGACACCATAATGCATTTCAATGCCGGATTCCTCATCTCGTTGATGCGGGTCAACAAAGTAAGCCCATCCATTTCGGGCATATTGATATCACTCAAAATAATATCAAAGTCTTTCTTTTCCAACACCAATTGCAAGGCTTCCAAACCATTATGCGCAAAGGTGAACTCGTATTCACCCTTGCGGATTTTCCGACGAAAATACTGGGTCAGCAGTATTTCCAAGTCCTGTTCATCGTCTACGCTTAAAATTTTAATTGCCATATCTTATTCATTCTAATAATTTATACCTTTAAATTCTTTCTACGTCACTTCGTAGATATGCAATTTTCTAACGGTTTTTTCGGCAAAGTATGAGCAAATGCCACCACCAAAAAACCGATTATCACAGAAGTAACGGCACACACAATAAAACGCATTCTACCAGAACCATCCATCGAATTATCTACAAACAAGTCCGTATAAAGCGGAGACACAAATTGTCCCACTTGAGCCACCGACATGATAATAGCTACTCCTAAAGTCCGCTGGCGCGGAGTGACAATGCGCGGCAAGAAAAGAGAAATGGGAGGCAAAGCGAAGCCGCCGCCAAGCCCCACGACCAAACATCCTGCCATCAAGACGCTATACGAATGAGAGCAAGCGATAATGACATATCCTGCCGCCATTATCACCGTGGCAAAAGGCATGGTCCAGTCTTTCAGATTCCGCATAATCCAAGCCAACAACACACCGGCAATAATCGCCGGGATACGCATCAGAGAAAGCGCATAGCCACACTCTTTCGCATTGCCGATACCCTCCACGTCCATAAACAACGCCAAGTCGGTATTTATCACAAAGTAACAAGCAAATATCATCATGGCAAAAAACGCTAAAACAAATATCTTCTTATTCATTCCCGTTTTCTTGCCTACACCACCTGCAGCATTTTTGGGGGAAGCCAACGGTGGAATAGAAGGCATAAACAAAGCGGTCAATACGATTGATATAACCACAAAGGCGTAACACAAGAACGAATAACGCCACGAAATACTTGCCAACACACCCGACAAACTCATAAAAAGCAAACCGCCCAACTGGTTAAAAGAGCCTTGTAAGCCCAAAAGCTTGCTACGTTTATTGGTATCCGGAGCAAAATCAAATATCAGTGAAGTGGATAAAGGAGTCATAATGCCTAAACCTATTCCGAAAAACAAACGCATTAACAACAAAAGCCGGAAATCGTTCACAAAACCTCCAGCCACACCAAATACAAGAAAAAGTATCATCCCGGTAAGCAAAAGCTTTTTCTTGTCTATCTTAGCAGTAAGACGCGCGGAAAACAATCCTATCGGCATCATTATCAACGTAGGCAAGGTTAAAACCAACTTGGCTTGTGTTTCCGAAATATGCGGGAATGCATCCCGTATAGCAGCCAAGGCAGGAGATACTGCCGTAGGTGCCATAATAGTAAGCACAGATACCGATAAAATAGACGGTATCAACATTTTCGAATATTTCTTTGTCTCTTCCATTTTTATATTCAATTATCCTCCCATTTTTTATAAGAACATGCGGACAGGCTTGCCTACAGTCACACTCAAGCGCAGATAATTCACCACGCCTCCTATATACGAAGGCTTATCCGCATTGTAACGACAAAGCATCATTGATAAACAACTTTCTGCCAAACACATGTGCCGATGATGAACCGGCATTATCATTCAGGAAAGATATGGTAGAATAAATATTTGTCCGATCCGGCAAAAGAATTTTCCGTGCCATGAATGTCCGTATTCAACCTGATTAATATGTCCGGAAAATGAATATATACTTCATAAGCAATTCCAGTTAACTGCTACAGCCCACGAAGATAACTGACTTGGCAAAGTAAGTATATATTCATTTTGCACACCATTGCTCCGGTTCATTACGGACATGCATTTTTATATTTATACCCTCCCCAAACTGAAAGGCGGATACACTTCACTATCTACCAACACATCAATAATGCAAGGCTTGTTCAACGCGATGGCATCCTGCAACGCCGGCAAGAATTCTTCCAATTTTTCTACCCTATATCCTTTCGCTCCACATGCTTCGGCATACTTCACAAAATCCGGATTCTCAAACTGCATATATGCCTCGTCATTATACATATTCAGCAAGAACTTCTTGATGATATTAAATTCACTGTTATTGAATATAATCCAAATAACAGGAATGTTATATTGCACTGCTGTCATCAATTCGAATCCTGCCATCTGATAGCATCCATCACCCACGCCTGCAATCACCACTTTATCCGGATTAGCGCATTTCACTCCCAAGCAGCCGTTCGTATGGCTTGCCATCGGTCCGAAACTTCCCGGATTCTGATAGCGCTGATTCTTATTCAACTGCAAATAACAGCTCAACCACAACATGTGCGAACCGGCATCACCCATTACAATGGCATTGTCTGGCAGATTCTGAGACAAGACACGGACGATATCTCCCGGAAAAATCCGTTGGGCATCCGTATGCACCGGTTCCTCATAATAATGTCTGTTGGGCAATGTACCGATTTGCAAGGAGGGCAAATTACGTTTCTCCAACAAAGGCAATAACTCCTGAAGTGCCAATTTGATATCGCTTACCACCGCTACATCAGCTTTATACACTTTATTGATTTCAGCCGGATCAATATTCACATGAATCAACTGTTTATTCGCATATAAATCCGGTTGGAATGAGAATGTAGCATTTTGAGCGAACGAATTTCCCATCGCGAGCACGACTTCCGCCTCCTGAAAATACGTATTAGCAGCCTTGTCACCCGATGTTCCATACATGCCTAAACACAAAGGATGATTCTCCGGCAATAATCCTTTGGCATCCATTGTCTGGACAAACGGTATTTGATACCTTTCTATTAATTGGAGCAATTCGCCGGATGCCTCACTACGCACGCAACCATAACCAATCATCGCCAGCACTTTCTTATTCTTACTGATTGCATCAGCCAATGCATCCGCCGCTTTTTGCAGAGCTTCTTCCGTTGCCTTAACCGCTTTTACACGGATGTTAATCGGACGGAAATTGGTTACTTCTGCCGTAGTCACATCTTTCGGTATATGGATATGCACCGGTCCCGGACGCCCGTCGAATGCTGTATTTATAGCGTCTTCCAAGATATCACACGTATCTTCTGCCCGCTCCAATACATACGATTTTTTAGTCGTAGCCGAAAACATCACCTGCGAATCAGGCGTACGGCTCAATCCTGTAGATTCGTTCAACGCACCTTTTCCCCGTTGTCCCATTGAAGTATATCCTGTTATAGCCAATATGGGCAACGAATCGGATAATGCTACCGCCATGCCTGAGAACAAATTAAACGCACCCGGACCTCCCGTCGCAAAGCACACACCCAAATTATTCGGGTTAAACATAGTGTAGCCACATGCCATGAACGACGCCGCCTGCTCATTGCGGATAATAACGGTCTTTATTTTTTTCGAATCGCGCAGAGCCAACAACATAGAGGCGTTTACCTGTCCGCTCCCTCCAAATACATAGCTCACGCCGATATCTTCCAGTGCTTTTACGATGGTTTGGTTTACATCCATAATAAATCCTTTTTATTATATGTTAGTTTTACTTCTGTTTATCAGCCCACTCATCCTCGTTAAACTTTGCTTTCGCGCTTTTAGGAGGATTCTCAGAAAATAATTTTCCGCCTGTAGCTGCCTCGTTCAAACCGTATCCGTTAAAAAAAAGATAAATACGGTCTTTAGGCACTCCGCTTACTTCGGAAAAGGTAGAGATGAACTTATCGGCTACAATCTTCTTTTGCTCGTCGGTCATCTCAATGCTATGAATTATTATTGCCGGCATTTTGCTTTTTGATTAAAAAAGGAATAAGTCATGTGCGGAATTAACCCCACACATGACTCTCCTTATAATTATTATTTAAGAGAATTCAACACTTTCACAATCATATCACCGTATGCGATAGATGATTCTACCGAAGTACCGGTAATAAACGGATGATCGTAATAAACTTGCGGGTCTTCACGACTTGCATTGATACGTGCTATACAAGCGCCGTTAGGACCTACAGCGTCACGAACCAAGTCTTCGATAGGCCACAAGAATCCCGGAGTAATCACATTCGTACCGCAATTGTCAGGAGTTGCACCATACAATTCGTATGACATAGCCATACCCGGACCATAGAAATCCCATGCACGTGGATGAGCACAAATCTTCTTGCCATACACAATCGACTTATAATCATTTTCCGGGTCGCGGAGGAATACCAATGTAGAAACGGCATAGCACAATGCAGCCACAATCTTACCGCTCTTATAAGCATCCATAATCAGCTTATGCAATTCCCAGCAATTACACATATCCAACATAGCACCCGGACCGCCAGTCAAAGCAATCGCATCATAATCAGCCATGTTTACTTCTGAGAATTTCAACGGATGTGCCCATTCTTCGCCATCTACCAATTCCTTGCAGCGGTCGCAAACTTCTTTCGGATTAGTCTTGATATTCTGTACACCGTCTACAAAATCAGGGTCTACACTGATTTGGAAAGGAAGCGGTTTCTTTCCTTGCGGAGTAGCCAAAGTCACTTCAAAACCAGCTTTCTTACATGCATCCCACGGAGCCTGCAATTCCTCACCCCATGAACCATAATTCGTTGCAATAATTAAAACTTTCTTTGCCATAATCTCAATAGGTATTTAAAATTAAACATACAGGGAAAAAACCTGCTTTTTTAACACTCTTACTTTGTAATAACCAATTTATCCGCATTCAGAACTTGGAAGGTATCGCCACGTTGCATCGCCTCGTCACGCTGATAAACCAAGCCTTCAGCTTTTACATCCGACACGGCATTATCTCCCGTCAGTGTCAAACGAGTATGCGCGAAATCAAAGATTCCGCTATTGCAGACAAACAAATCTTTCGTTTCTGTAAAGTTCCGGGCTTCCGTATGCCATTCGCCTATCTCTACATGATACGGAAAATCTTTAGCCGACTGAGCGTTTACGCCCACTTCCGCTACCAGAAAATCATAGGGCCCCGACTTTGACACCGTAATCGAGCCGGTATTTTCCATGCGATGAATATGTTCTTCCTTGCCTACCATCTCGCTATAGATACCAAACGCAACCGCCTTCGGAGTAGAAGCCTCGCTTCCTTCCAAATGAATCTTCACCGTACCCTTATTGACCAAAGGAGGAACAAGCTGGGTATTCGGCAATGAATGTTCATAAAAAGCACATGCCAAAGGATAAGATTGGTACAAGAACGACACCTTATTAACAATGAAATGCGCACGCGAAACAATATCAATATCTCCGGCATTAATCAAATGCGTATTGGCAAAACGGGCTATCGTCATGATTCTTCCTGTCGAATTGATTCGGATAGAACCATAATTGGCAATCGTTCCGCCAGTACCTGTTGTAGCCAACACACGGACGGTAGAAGCCTTCTCGACATCCACATTGATTTTCCCGTTATTGATGATGGTCACATTATTGACCGGAAGAGCGATGACACGGGTCTGTGTATCGAATGAGCCGTTACCCAACAATTCGATAGTCCCATTATTGATAACCGTCGAATTCTCACCCGCCAACAACGTTTCTCCATATACAGCCGTTTCCAAATCCTTCTCCTGATCGAAATAAATCCGGATAATTCCCTCGTTGATAATGGTCGAATCCTTACCGGCAGCCATGGCAAAACATTTCACGAAACGATATGTTCCGTTCGGGTCATCAGGCGTAGCCTTTACTTGCGCCTTATAAGCGTCAACAATGTCATGCATATGTATCTCGATGACGCCTTCATTTATCAAAGTCGCATTCGGAGCCAAACGCTGCTGTCCCGGATTTTCTTCATCATCCATCAATGCCGCCAAAGCATACAGAACGATATTACGCCCCTTAAGCACTTTACCGGCGGCAATCGCCTGCTCAGTAATATCCGCTACATTACCTGCCTCTGGCTTAGTGATAACCAGATGTTCACGGTTGACATAATACCCTGCGCTCCCTACACGGACACTTTTTCTTACTATATTTTCCATATTCTATTTTCTGTTTTATTTGTCAGACAAAGACACCTGATTATTTTCTTTATCCCATGTCAGATTAACATTTCTTTCATCAGCTGCTTTTATGTCAAAGTTTTCATATCCGGAATACTCATAACGAAACATCGTTCTTCCTCCATTATAAAGCAATGCTTCCGGAGCTACACTGTAAGAAGTTCCGTCCACATAATCTTCTCCTTTCTTCAGCAGCAATTCTCCTCCGCCAAAATCCATATTGACACCTTGACCGTAAAACAAATCCTGAGTTTGGGAAAAATCGCGTAACGTCGTATTCCAACGTCCCAGCTTAATGCAGCAAGCTTCTTCTCTTACCGCAGGACGAGTTATGAATCCAGCCTCTGCCATTCTGAAATCTATCGGACCGCTTTGTGACACTTCGATGCTTCCATCATTGATGACATTCACCTGCAAATCTCCCCCTCCGGCACTCATCAAGTCACAATACATGCCATAACCTTGACTTACCGAATTAGAGCGTTCACTTCCTTCAATGGCAATGCTGATACTGCCCCGGTTCACCAAAGAAGGCATCTGCGTACGTCCGTCCGACAAAGGGTCGTACATCGCACAAACGACAGGATTCTCAGCGTTGCCCACAGCGGTATATCCTTCAGGAAGGTCAACCATGGTCAAGTCAACCACACCATTGTTTATCAAATTAGAATCCCCGTAACGGGTCATGCAAAGTATATAACCAGGTAACCGCATCTGCATCGTACCATCGTTTATCACATT
The Phocaeicola salanitronis DSM 18170 genome window above contains:
- a CDS encoding DJ-1/PfpI family protein; this encodes MMKNKIGILIESDFYENEIFYYQFRFKEAGYEVHFLSRLWGNEGITFSGHEFRAPFYCNESFEALDDEALNDYAAIIVPAGMVSDRLRYTEDVTKLPPACVFLQKVFARKDIVKGVICHGLWLFSPVAELVKGRKMTVHNNLLGDAKNYGVEYVDADVVVDGDLVSARTGGHCYLLAFEILKTLASK
- a CDS encoding ATP-binding protein; translation: MKELVFKPIAGRTEEIIDAILQTGEVASCTKELYAIHLVCEELVVNVVSYAYPEGVEGYLKIQIEKADGCITLKFIDGGVPFNPLERDMPDVSLPLEERQIGGLGIFLTVQMMDNVSYEHVGNENILTIKKKIDDEK
- a CDS encoding PP2C family protein-serine/threonine phosphatase, with the translated sequence MAIKILSVDDEQDLEILLTQYFRRKIRKGEYEFTFAHNGLEALQLVLEKKDFDIILSDINMPEMDGLTLLTRINEMRNPALKCIMVSAYGDMDNIRSAMNNGAFDFATKPIDLDDLSRTIEKAIEQINFVRESQNEHDQLESIKNDLAVAGEIQQAILPRKFPPFPKLADVVDIYASMTPAKDVGGDFYDFFQIDEERIGFVIADVSGKGVPASLFMAVSRTLIRATGIRGVPSHECINYANKLLCNESLDSMFVTVFYGIYNIKTGEVDYTNAGHNPPYLLRKNNTVEPLPLSKNFIVGVFDDFVYTNSSLTLEPGDTLILYTDGVTEAFNENREMFSESGLEKTLKSVPGAGSEEIAEAILEDLKDFVGNEPQSDDITMLILKRLK
- a CDS encoding STAS domain-containing protein, with amino-acid sequence MDNQFVINQEGNTLTIVLGDQLTTGNAPALMEELNGYKGKGIEKVVFDATKLAYIASSGIRTIIFAKQKLGGNPVIEFVNCAADIRSVFEMTGLQNYISFVSK
- a CDS encoding AGE family epimerase/isomerase; protein product: MKDNFKVFKPADKMQFEFTDLIAGYVSDFNESEKCFTLTTTDKRSFPVLLTDTTFARLMRNLDEPYQDATGNLYQLLSQNGRMAFVFGIFYPQHDGQYTFEAKQIDFPERELGKFRFEESNWWANQAKSICNFFVRAQFGDGEIDYEKYRTAVSLGGKREVNSFRQETDTISRMIYGMASAFMLTGEDIFLETAEKGVEYLKKHMRFYDVDENVVYWYHGIDIDGDKEKKIFTSEFGDDYDAIPMYEQIYALAGPIQTYRVNGDPSILRDAELTIDLFERFFKDKKGEGYYSHIDPVLLSPDSSSLGPNRMRKNWNSVGDHAPAYLINLYLATEEKKYKDFLEYTADTITTHFPDYENSPFVNERFMDDWSHDLTWGWQQDRAVVGHNLKIAWNLMRINSICPKKSYEEFAQHIAEVMPQVGLDVQRGGWYDVMERRLHGNQEYYRFAWHDRKAWWQQEQAILAYEILYGIYGKEEYLKYARESAAFYNTYFLDHEDGAVYFNVLANGLPYLLGTERKKGSHSMSAYHSVELAYLAATYTNLLNTKKPLTLYFKPMVNGFKDNVLRVQPDILPVGSVKLQEVWIDGREWKNFDADKLTIQLPAVEYRPKVKVVIVPKD
- the glgX gene encoding glycogen debranching protein GlgX gives rise to the protein MQRVDLFPTHEYKGLKLRTGRPYPFGATVMGNAVNFSVYSRYATDCTLVLFHNHEPEPFVEIPFQKEFKMGNVFSMMVFDLDFENIEYGYRMDGPWNPKEGHRFDKTKILMDPYAKLIAGRDVWGAQPDWDNVYQYRARVVCDDFDWEDDLPLETPVNELVIYEMHVRNFTCGADANVKHPGTFAGIAEKIPYLKELGVNCVELMPIHEFDEFENSKPSPVDGHMLYNVWGYSNVGFFAPKAAYASTGRFGMQVDELKNLIKQLHANGIEVILDVVFNHTAEGNENGPYISYRGIDNKTYYMLTPEGYYFNFSGCGNTLNCNNPNVRDMIVESLRYWVTDYHVDGFRFDLAAILGRDQNGCPMPNPPLLESLAHDPILGKTKLIAEAWDAGGLYQVGAFPSWGRWAEWNGKYRDSIRRFLKGDEHVLGDVKERIAGSADLYASQNRGIKASVNFITAHDGFTLMDLVSYNGKHNEANGEDNRDGEDNNNSWNCGWEGECEDAGINYLRHKQIKNAISLLMVSQGIPMILSGDEMGNTQYGNNNAYCQDNEIGWLDWTNLQKNEDIYNYFRKIIRFRQAHKALRFEYHFGHCDYRNLGYPDFSWHGVKAWRPDTGYNNLTAAFMLNGRYAETDGVPDDFIYVAMNMHWDMHGFELPQLPEGMAWHVFANTEMAAPDDICEPGEECMIENQQEILVGPRSIMILVGK
- a CDS encoding STAS domain-containing protein is translated as MSAEVHKVGSVLDASSSKEEQQVILSILDENKSVILDLSECKYVSSAGLRVMLYAYKVAASNGLNVYLVGVSKEVREVMAITGFEHFFKYFDTVEECQSQIG